In a genomic window of Coprococcus eutactus:
- a CDS encoding metallophosphoesterase — MSGGFSCCPDLTENDTVIVCGDLGLLWAKGESFEQDCEFFAKQSFTLLWVQGNHENYNMIDEYPVEKWHGGKVRHIVRDKVILLERGQVFDIEGKRYFTFGGAQSHDISGGVLDKDDPLFEHKYNLAMGSGRPFRILNTSWWKQELPTDTEIEEARVNLESCDYKVDYVITHCASNTIQLKLEDIKRMQGRLHELYAQNILTDFFEELEGKLEYSMWYFGHYHEDMYVDTKHRLIYYDMVPVVWN, encoded by the coding sequence ATGTCAGGAGGATTTTCCTGCTGCCCGGATCTAACTGAAAATGATACAGTGATCGTATGCGGGGATCTTGGTTTGCTCTGGGCAAAAGGAGAGTCCTTTGAACAGGACTGTGAATTCTTCGCAAAGCAGTCATTTACACTTCTATGGGTTCAGGGAAATCATGAGAATTACAATATGATAGATGAATACCCGGTGGAGAAGTGGCATGGTGGCAAAGTGCGGCATATAGTCCGTGATAAGGTGATACTTCTTGAGCGCGGACAGGTATTCGATATAGAGGGAAAAAGATATTTTACGTTCGGAGGAGCACAGAGCCACGATATAAGCGGTGGCGTGCTTGATAAGGATGATCCTTTGTTCGAGCATAAATATAATTTGGCAATGGGGAGTGGCAGACCGTTCAGAATATTGAACACATCATGGTGGAAACAGGAGCTTCCGACAGATACAGAGATAGAGGAAGCAAGGGTAAATCTTGAGAGCTGTGATTACAAGGTCGACTATGTCATAACCCATTGCGCATCAAACACTATACAGCTGAAGCTTGAAGATATAAAGAGGATGCAGGGACGCCTGCATGAATTGTACGCTCAGAATATACTGACGGATTTCTTTGAGGAACTTGAAGGAAAACTTGAATATTCCATGTGGTACTTCGGACATTATCACGAGGATATGTACGTGGATACGAAGCACAGACTTATATATTATGATATGGTGCCTGTGGTATGGAATTAG
- a CDS encoding TIGR02452 family protein, translated as MDRREMNRSIFQDTERMCKTDAELSAVTKISVANQRFIAEAEVIPTPELNIYKKANVVVSKKRTYEAAKAYKGNHVAVHNFASATNPGGGVVNGAGAQEECLCRCSNLYFCLNTPDMWGMFYTPHRAAHDPIHNDDIIYTPDIVVFKTDTDRPELMERDDWYIVDVITCAAPNLRETPSNRYNSGDGTRAVKPRNRELQVIHEKRLRRILDSAVMNHADTVILGAFGCGAFCNEPQVVATAAANVVRDYMYAFKNIEFAVYCRPSDDSNYRVFNSVLSSL; from the coding sequence ATGGATCGCAGAGAGATGAACAGAAGTATATTTCAGGATACAGAGCGCATGTGCAAGACGGATGCTGAGCTTTCAGCTGTCACAAAGATATCGGTGGCAAATCAGCGCTTTATAGCAGAGGCGGAGGTTATACCAACGCCTGAACTGAATATTTACAAGAAGGCAAATGTGGTTGTCTCAAAGAAGAGAACCTATGAGGCGGCAAAGGCCTATAAAGGAAATCACGTAGCAGTGCATAACTTTGCATCAGCGACAAATCCAGGCGGCGGAGTTGTAAATGGTGCGGGGGCGCAGGAGGAATGTCTCTGCAGATGTTCCAATCTGTATTTCTGTCTGAACACCCCTGATATGTGGGGGATGTTCTACACACCGCACAGAGCGGCACATGATCCGATACATAACGATGACATCATATACACTCCGGATATCGTTGTGTTTAAGACTGATACAGATCGTCCGGAACTAATGGAGCGTGATGACTGGTATATAGTTGACGTGATCACATGTGCGGCGCCAAATCTCAGGGAAACCCCCAGCAATAGATATAATTCCGGAGATGGAACGAGAGCGGTGAAACCCCGCAATAGAGAACTTCAGGTCATCCATGAGAAAAGACTCAGAAGAATACTTGACAGCGCGGTTATGAATCATGCAGACACAGTAATACTCGGGGCGTTTGGTTGCGGAGCATTCTGTAACGAACCGCAGGTCGTGGCAACTGCTGCGGCAAATGTGGTGAGGGATTATATGTACGCATTTAAGAATATCGAGTTTGCTGTGTATTGCAGACCAAGCGACGATTCCAATTACAGAGTGTTTAATAGCGTATTAAGTTCATTGTAA
- a CDS encoding tRNA(His) guanylyltransferase Thg1 family protein: MARLRDDIGTRMKDFYEQIPKTKLMRRCPVAIRIDGKAFHTYTRNFKRPFDSVFMRAMQETMKYLCENIQGCVLGYTQSDEITLILVDYEKINSSAWFDYEVQKLCSVSASMATMRFNQVFARLGRCLIQDASIYRRKR; the protein is encoded by the coding sequence GTGGCAAGACTTCGAGATGATATAGGTACCAGAATGAAGGATTTTTATGAGCAGATACCGAAGACAAAGCTTATGAGACGTTGTCCGGTTGCGATACGAATAGATGGCAAGGCATTTCATACATATACAAGAAATTTTAAGAGGCCGTTTGATTCGGTTTTTATGAGAGCTATGCAGGAGACCATGAAATACCTGTGTGAGAATATCCAGGGATGTGTGCTTGGATATACCCAGTCGGATGAGATCACGCTCATACTTGTGGATTATGAAAAGATCAACTCCTCGGCGTGGTTTGACTACGAGGTACAGAAGCTTTGCTCCGTATCCGCCTCCATGGCCACGATGAGGTTCAATCAAGTATTTGCCAGACTGGGGCGATGTTTGATTCAAGATGCTTCAATATACCGAAGGAAGAGGTGA
- a CDS encoding RNA ligase family protein, producing the protein MKKYIDIQVVRERETVLDDITLPVNTGAFQVGDIISITEKMDGANASIRYDEKEDVLRAFSRNNELSKDQNLRGFWEYVQKMDKEPFARYPHYIFFGEWLVKHTVIYEKDNYDKFYLFSIFDGDADQWLPQDSVKSIADECDIPYVHELYYGKFISWDHCKQFANDPAYGKKQEGIVIKNQTALLEGREPHVLKYVNPEFYEIKVDNRRQNMRKRDDSQRKADMDEAERYVRTIVTEARVRKIVNKLVDEGIMPEKIERKDLQIIYKNLPKRIYEDCLKEEPEIIQKAGNYAGKMCMKVGIEIFRKEWEL; encoded by the coding sequence GTGAAGAAATATATAGATATCCAGGTGGTAAGGGAAAGAGAAACAGTGCTCGATGACATCACACTCCCGGTAAACACAGGGGCATTTCAGGTTGGAGATATCATCAGTATCACGGAAAAAATGGATGGGGCCAATGCAAGTATACGGTATGACGAAAAAGAGGATGTTCTCAGAGCGTTCAGCCGCAATAATGAGCTGAGTAAGGACCAGAACTTAAGAGGTTTCTGGGAATACGTTCAGAAAATGGACAAGGAACCATTTGCAAGGTATCCACATTACATATTTTTCGGAGAGTGGCTTGTGAAACATACGGTGATATATGAAAAAGATAACTATGACAAATTTTATCTGTTCAGCATATTCGATGGAGATGCTGATCAGTGGCTGCCTCAGGACTCTGTGAAATCTATTGCAGATGAATGTGACATTCCATATGTACATGAACTCTATTATGGGAAATTTATAAGCTGGGATCACTGTAAACAGTTTGCAAATGATCCCGCCTATGGAAAAAAGCAGGAGGGAATTGTCATAAAGAACCAGACGGCTCTTTTGGAGGGACGTGAGCCACATGTTTTGAAGTATGTAAATCCGGAATTTTATGAGATAAAGGTGGATAACCGCAGGCAAAATATGAGGAAAAGGGATGATTCACAGAGAAAAGCAGACATGGATGAGGCAGAAAGATATGTCCGAACGATCGTCACAGAGGCCAGGGTGCGGAAAATAGTAAATAAGCTTGTGGATGAAGGAATAATGCCCGAAAAAATCGAGAGGAAGGATTTGCAGATTATTTATAAGAATCTTCCAAAGAGAATTTATGAAGACTGTCTGAAAGAGGAGCCCGAAATCATTCAGAAGGCTGGAAACTATGCCGGAAAGATGTGTATGAAGGTTGGAATAGAGATATTCAGAAAAGAATGGGAGCTTTGA
- a CDS encoding deoxyguanosinetriphosphate triphosphohydrolase family protein: MSVNKNSKYHSLSKEVYEQILGDREHGKINPYACKDSDIIRRQPDHDAPHLWRPAFVMDVEKILHNNYYNRYSDKTQVISCYKNDDISRRALHVQLVSRIARTIGMTLGLNLDLIEAISLGHDIGHTPFGHAGERYLNEIYNEHTGRLFNHNIHSARVLDKLIFRNISLQVLDGVICHNGEMEQQCYTPKTFNADDPWGEFDRSVEDCYTDPSANKKQIPGTLEGCIMRISDIIAYLGKDRQDAIKIGLISNDDSFSAGSLGSSNAQIIHNMTVNIIENSYGKPYISMDPDVYETFSKAKTENYQNIYNNDSLNTMYNDNIKPMFYCIYEELLRQAKSKDTNSILYKHHVNYIKDANRYSNYFGKKEFIDNYLSQDPNEIVVDFIASMTDDYFIDLYEYLFPDGPYKVNYVGYFDNI; the protein is encoded by the coding sequence ATGAGTGTAAATAAAAATTCAAAATACCATTCTTTATCAAAAGAAGTTTATGAACAGATCTTAGGCGACCGTGAACACGGCAAGATAAACCCATATGCATGCAAGGACTCTGACATTATAAGACGTCAGCCAGACCATGATGCCCCACATCTGTGGAGACCTGCATTTGTCATGGATGTGGAAAAGATACTTCACAACAACTATTACAATCGCTATTCTGATAAGACACAAGTTATCTCATGCTACAAGAACGATGACATATCAAGACGTGCACTTCACGTCCAGCTTGTATCCAGAATTGCAAGGACTATCGGAATGACTCTTGGACTCAATCTTGATCTCATAGAGGCAATCTCCCTTGGACATGACATCGGACATACTCCATTTGGTCATGCCGGAGAGCGTTATCTGAATGAGATCTACAACGAGCATACCGGAAGGCTCTTCAACCATAACATCCACAGCGCCAGAGTACTTGACAAACTTATATTCCGAAATATCAGCCTCCAAGTGCTTGATGGTGTTATATGCCACAACGGCGAAATGGAACAGCAATGCTATACACCTAAGACATTTAACGCAGACGATCCATGGGGAGAATTTGACAGGTCGGTGGAGGACTGCTACACAGATCCTTCTGCAAATAAAAAACAGATTCCAGGTACACTTGAAGGCTGTATCATGAGAATCAGCGATATCATAGCCTACCTCGGAAAAGACAGGCAGGATGCAATAAAGATCGGTCTCATTTCAAATGATGATTCTTTCTCTGCAGGCAGCCTTGGATCCTCCAACGCCCAGATAATTCACAATATGACTGTCAATATCATAGAAAACAGCTATGGGAAACCTTATATAAGCATGGATCCGGATGTATATGAGACCTTCTCCAAAGCCAAGACTGAGAATTACCAGAACATATATAACAATGACAGTCTCAACACAATGTATAATGACAACATAAAGCCAATGTTCTATTGTATATACGAAGAATTACTGAGACAGGCTAAGAGCAAAGACACTAATTCCATACTGTATAAACACCATGTCAACTACATAAAAGATGCAAACCGGTATAGCAATTATTTTGGTAAAAAAGAATTCATCGACAATTATCTCAGTCAGGATCCAAACGAAATCGTAGTAGACTTCATCGCCAGCATGACTGATGACTATTTCATAGATCTGTATGAATACCTTTTCCCAGATGGACCATACAAGGTCAACTATGTCGGATACTTTGACAACATCTGA
- a CDS encoding HD domain-containing protein codes for MATMDTYTGNKIDPMNMTASDISIQDIAHALSLTCRGGGHVSYFFSVAQHSINCMNEAKARGWSERLQLACLLHDASEAYISDIIRPVKAHLSNYLEIESMIMDVILEHFGLSDLSEEENAMWKQIDDDMMNFELKNLMKGEAHRNTDNLSSVPAVAERSWREVEDEFEAECKKLIEKMSDQTGK; via the coding sequence ATGGCAACGATGGACACGTATACGGGGAACAAAATAGATCCGATGAATATGACAGCTTCAGACATATCAATACAGGATATTGCGCATGCGTTAAGCCTCACGTGCCGCGGTGGAGGGCATGTGTCCTATTTCTTTTCTGTGGCACAGCACTCCATCAACTGTATGAATGAGGCGAAGGCAAGGGGATGGTCAGAGCGGTTACAGCTTGCCTGTCTGCTTCACGATGCCAGCGAGGCGTATATATCAGACATAATCAGACCGGTAAAAGCACATTTGTCCAATTATCTTGAGATAGAGAGTATGATTATGGATGTAATACTGGAGCATTTTGGATTATCTGATCTGAGCGAAGAAGAGAATGCTATGTGGAAACAGATAGATGATGATATGATGAACTTCGAACTTAAGAATCTGATGAAAGGCGAGGCGCATAGGAATACGGACAACCTTAGTTCAGTCCCTGCTGTGGCAGAAAGATCATGGCGAGAAGTGGAAGATGAATTTGAGGCTGAATGTAAGAAACTTATAGAGAAAATGTCAGATCAGACCGGCAAGTAG
- a CDS encoding alpha/beta fold hydrolase, which produces MLHYEVFESSCDTDRYIVLLHGFGGNNRVWKNQIPLLQKKFNVLAITLPSHGDSELKLSKMGSTLDVVVGEITQVLDERGIQRAVFMGVSLGTIFIKYMEMRCGSYIDKAILVGALGTVGKPLRRAVNVFAKIGDKLPFPVVYRIMAKLFMPWKVSKTSRKVFCKCAKALNSQEFKAYMNIFIEHFSLCDEFVSRLHEENIYISGRGDLCFINGIVEEADLTDAELVIIEHCGHVCNIDQSRQFNDIISELLDLE; this is translated from the coding sequence TTGTTACATTATGAAGTTTTTGAAAGCTCATGTGATACCGATAGATATATAGTTCTGCTTCATGGATTTGGAGGAAACAACAGGGTATGGAAGAATCAGATTCCCTTGCTTCAAAAGAAGTTTAATGTTCTGGCGATAACTTTGCCAAGCCATGGAGACAGTGAACTGAAATTGTCCAAGATGGGAAGTACGCTGGATGTTGTCGTGGGTGAGATCACGCAGGTGCTTGATGAGCGGGGGATACAGCGAGCTGTTTTTATGGGCGTATCACTTGGAACTATATTTATCAAATATATGGAGATGAGATGCGGAAGTTACATAGATAAAGCAATACTTGTGGGTGCGCTTGGCACGGTTGGAAAACCACTCAGGCGTGCTGTCAATGTCTTTGCTAAGATAGGTGACAAACTTCCATTTCCTGTCGTCTACAGAATAATGGCAAAGTTATTTATGCCATGGAAAGTCAGCAAGACAAGCAGGAAGGTGTTCTGCAAATGTGCCAAGGCATTAAACAGTCAGGAATTTAAGGCATATATGAATATTTTTATTGAGCATTTTTCACTTTGTGACGAGTTCGTGAGCAGATTACACGAGGAGAATATATATATTTCCGGGCGTGGTGATCTGTGTTTTATAAATGGAATCGTGGAGGAAGCTGATCTGACAGATGCGGAGCTGGTAATAATAGAGCATTGCGGTCACGTGTGCAACATAGATCAGAGCAGACAATTCAATGATATTATTTCTGAATTGCTTGACCTTGAATGA
- a CDS encoding cation diffusion facilitator family transporter — protein MNERDVEISKREAKKKERRSRKDKLAIEKRILRLSFLGSVLFILAEGVMAWYTHSHSLWTDCLFDSADLVMIGPFMVLVPLLYKPVTEKHPYGYAQVESLFLLVKYSVLLALTCNLMVENIKLLFHGGHDVDAGSIAVFEFLVCVCCAVMYAILGHYSKKYESTTIKAELYMWKLDVISSMGVAIAFAVQIALLHTSLRFMTPYIDPAVAVVMALLLIKEPVCEIFQSIKNLILFAPEEETLSQIRAIVDQHMKDYPYEVTFLDVIQTGRKLWVEVYIGNQTDVIHISIIHKVRDEIKQELRDKYDQVYIEVIPD, from the coding sequence ATGAATGAAAGAGATGTAGAAATTAGTAAAAGAGAAGCTAAGAAGAAGGAACGTAGGTCGAGAAAGGACAAGCTTGCAATAGAGAAGAGAATACTTCGTCTGTCGTTTCTGGGAAGCGTTCTGTTTATACTTGCGGAGGGCGTGATGGCATGGTATACCCATTCACATTCACTTTGGACGGACTGCCTGTTCGACTCTGCAGATCTGGTCATGATAGGACCATTCATGGTGCTGGTTCCGCTTCTGTATAAACCGGTGACGGAGAAACATCCATATGGCTATGCTCAGGTGGAATCGCTTTTCCTCCTTGTGAAGTACAGTGTATTACTTGCACTCACATGTAATCTCATGGTTGAGAATATAAAGCTGTTGTTTCATGGGGGACATGATGTAGATGCGGGGAGCATAGCGGTATTTGAATTTCTTGTATGTGTATGCTGTGCGGTTATGTATGCGATACTTGGCCATTACAGTAAGAAATATGAGTCTACAACTATCAAAGCGGAGCTGTATATGTGGAAGCTTGACGTAATAAGCAGTATGGGAGTTGCTATAGCATTTGCGGTACAGATTGCTCTTTTGCATACAAGTCTGCGTTTTATGACCCCTTATATTGATCCGGCTGTAGCGGTGGTTATGGCACTTCTTCTCATAAAAGAGCCGGTGTGCGAGATATTTCAGAGTATCAAGAATCTTATTCTTTTTGCTCCGGAGGAAGAGACGCTTAGTCAGATACGAGCCATAGTGGATCAGCATATGAAGGATTACCCATATGAGGTCACTTTTCTGGATGTCATCCAGACCGGGCGGAAGCTGTGGGTTGAGGTATATATAGGAAATCAGACGGATGTGATACATATAAGTATCATTCATAAGGTGAGAGACGAGATAAAACAGGAGCTAAGGGATAAGTATGATCAGGTGTATATAGAGGTCATACCAGATTGA
- a CDS encoding winged helix-turn-helix transcriptional regulator produces the protein MVEPDKIYTENWNRAQRVGRIEPQNFTPYPKNPVLSNFFVNIGYADSLGSGVRNLYKYTKIYSGGEPDFEEGDVFKLTVPLKERNESEHVDDNGTKTCTKVGTNDTKVGTNGTKVGTKAGTNDTKTGTDVHEEDIEAKIVELIRENKKITQKEMQEQTGTSLRSIKRYISKLQSDGVIKRVGSSRSGYWEINE, from the coding sequence GTGGTTGAACCGGACAAGATATATACAGAGAATTGGAACAGGGCGCAACGAGTAGGACGGATAGAACCTCAAAATTTCACACCGTATCCCAAAAATCCGGTGTTGTCAAATTTCTTTGTTAATATTGGCTATGCAGATTCATTAGGTTCAGGAGTTCGTAATTTGTATAAGTATACAAAAATATATTCGGGCGGTGAACCTGATTTTGAAGAGGGAGATGTGTTTAAACTGACAGTTCCACTTAAAGAACGCAATGAAAGTGAACATGTTGATGATAATGGCACCAAAACTTGCACTAAAGTTGGCACCAATGACACTAAAGTTGGCACCAATGGCACTAAAGTTGGCACCAAAGCTGGCACCAATGACACCAAAACCGGAACGGATGTACACGAAGAGGATATTGAGGCAAAGATTGTTGAGTTGATTCGTGAAAATAAAAAAATAACGCAGAAAGAAATGCAGGAACAAACCGGAACTTCACTTAGATCAATTAAACGTTATATATCAAAATTGCAGAGTGATGGTGTTATAAAAAGAGTTGGCTCAAGTCGGAGCGGATATTGGGAAATAAACGAGTAA
- a CDS encoding metallophosphoesterase, whose translation MSMRTFVISDIHGDSKNFHKLLADVSFDANADKLYVNGDVLDRGKCSLKLLYEIKQMSEEHPGHVFLTMGNHELFCLQYIRRELSDFTWRAFGSTDTVEEVNRLNPSETEALAEYIQSLPLYLTIDGAKEGRDGQLLMTHSGFQADYIVREPDGSINVVKTIESSARSDLFKHLVSNDIHYIPTADRKAFDRTVLVGHVPVMRLNYDGSYKIRRDRNLISIDSGAGHRESGGRLSLYEVETGAEYYR comes from the coding sequence ATGAGTATGAGGACGTTTGTCATATCGGATATTCATGGTGATTCCAAGAATTTTCACAAGTTACTTGCAGACGTTTCTTTTGACGCAAATGCCGACAAGCTGTATGTCAATGGCGATGTGCTTGATCGTGGAAAGTGTTCACTGAAGCTCTTGTATGAGATTAAGCAGATGTCGGAAGAGCATCCGGGACACGTATTTCTCACCATGGGCAATCATGAGCTGTTCTGCCTTCAGTATATTCGCAGAGAATTATCGGATTTTACATGGCGGGCATTTGGTAGCACGGACACGGTGGAGGAGGTCAACCGCCTCAATCCATCTGAAACGGAAGCTCTTGCTGAGTATATACAGAGCCTGCCGTTATATCTCACGATTGACGGCGCGAAGGAGGGCAGGGATGGACAGCTGCTCATGACACATTCCGGCTTTCAGGCAGATTATATTGTCAGAGAACCGGACGGCAGCATCAATGTAGTCAAGACAATCGAGAGTAGTGCACGTTCGGATTTGTTCAAGCATTTGGTATCAAACGATATTCACTACATACCCACTGCAGATCGGAAAGCATTTGATCGGACGGTGTTGGTCGGGCACGTTCCCGTGATGCGTCTGAATTATGACGGCTCATATAAAATTCGCCGGGACCGAAACCTGATCAGTATAGATTCCGGGGCGGGACACAGAGAAAGTGGCGGACGGCTGTCACTGTACGAGGTCGAGACCGGTGCGGAATATTATAGGTAA
- a CDS encoding NUDIX hydrolase encodes MRIIIGGMSVEALAMREVTRIMSIVEYWDLFNRNRVWVRNHHKRGDRISDGLYHIVVHSWVMDYYGNFLISQRQKGRTDELMWERTGGSVLEGESSIEGAKREVGEELGIDLAEIQPVLIKSERRDKYSDFFDAWLFVVDREKTICKIDNVEVRDFKWVDLTELKRMDNDGLLVSSSLYYEEVYELYSSLKKQGFHVEGSNDV; translated from the coding sequence TTGAGAATAATAATCGGTGGTATGAGCGTGGAGGCACTTGCGATGAGGGAGGTGACGCGAATTATGAGCATCGTTGAATATTGGGATTTGTTTAATCGGAATCGAGTCTGGGTAAGAAATCACCACAAGCGTGGAGACAGGATTTCTGACGGATTGTATCATATCGTCGTTCACTCATGGGTCATGGATTACTATGGTAACTTCCTGATCTCGCAGAGGCAGAAAGGGCGGACGGATGAGCTGATGTGGGAGAGGACAGGTGGCTCTGTTCTTGAGGGTGAGTCTTCGATCGAAGGTGCAAAGCGTGAAGTCGGGGAAGAATTAGGAATAGATCTTGCGGAAATACAACCAGTTTTGATAAAATCAGAGAGAAGAGATAAGTATAGTGATTTCTTTGATGCCTGGTTATTTGTGGTAGACAGAGAAAAAACTATCTGTAAGATTGACAATGTTGAAGTTCGGGACTTTAAGTGGGTGGATTTGACTGAATTGAAACGTATGGATAATGATGGGCTGCTTGTCAGCAGTTCGCTATATTATGAAGAGGTATATGAGCTTTATTCTTCTTTGAAAAAGCAGGGATTTCATGTTGAAGGGAGCAATGATGTATGA
- a CDS encoding ASCH domain-containing protein, with amino-acid sequence MKYVCVYDPDMSEYMYLSTDKQYQNLIGDGTLRGFRYAFRSVITIEESEKHAVTMSVWEIDAAAEEALDKFARVPDIYIKKPVNAYCEGELIDAIVYVLNPEKCDIPYELPQDPGCLFNSFSLADKAVSNQISEAFDYTWEKIRASETEEERAARPKLFEMKLNKEPFRKIQSGKKTIELRLFDEKRSQIREGDAIHFFMVGEPDQKLLVEVLKIHRFPSFKELYENLPLSKCGYESDDRAAADYRDMLAYYSEEEEKKYGVVGIEFRLVADFVKRRELLSWLNDNKEKDS; translated from the coding sequence ATGAAATACGTATGTGTGTATGATCCGGATATGTCAGAGTATATGTACTTGAGTACAGACAAACAATACCAAAACCTTATCGGAGACGGTACACTTCGTGGGTTCCGATATGCTTTTCGGTCTGTCATCACAATCGAGGAAAGCGAGAAGCATGCGGTTACCATGTCTGTATGGGAGATTGATGCGGCAGCAGAGGAAGCACTCGATAAATTTGCAAGAGTTCCGGATATATACATAAAGAAACCGGTTAATGCCTACTGCGAGGGCGAACTGATTGACGCAATCGTATACGTCTTGAATCCGGAAAAGTGTGATATACCGTATGAACTGCCGCAGGATCCTGGGTGTCTTTTTAATAGCTTTTCCCTTGCCGATAAAGCCGTATCAAATCAAATCTCCGAGGCGTTTGATTATACATGGGAAAAGATAAGGGCGTCAGAAACGGAAGAAGAAAGAGCGGCAAGGCCGAAGCTCTTTGAAATGAAGTTGAATAAGGAACCGTTTCGCAAGATTCAATCCGGGAAAAAGACAATCGAACTGAGGCTCTTCGATGAAAAGCGTTCGCAGATCAGGGAAGGAGATGCAATACATTTCTTTATGGTTGGTGAGCCGGATCAGAAGCTTTTGGTTGAGGTTTTGAAGATTCACAGATTTCCTTCGTTTAAGGAATTATATGAGAATCTTCCGTTGTCCAAGTGTGGGTATGAGTCGGATGATCGTGCCGCAGCTGATTACCGGGATATGCTGGCATATTACTCTGAGGAAGAAGAAAAGAAGTATGGTGTGGTCGGAATTGAGTTCAGGTTGGTGGCGGATTTTGTTAAAAGGAGAGAGCTCCTGTCTTGGTTGAACGATAACAAAGAGAAAGATTCATGA
- a CDS encoding GNAT family N-acetyltransferase: MCSSSVVRLRGEHVDLCTFRRDTEAILKYTEWVNNPDFNCFIGKNNAVAGYEEEEKWAKSERGFIFNITDKDGLLLGNATIKQHNRNAFLGILIGESEHWNKGYGTETIKLMLEYCFDELNCHRVGLTLNSENSRAKHCYEKAGLKECGRDHESLWSHGHWQDLVRMEILEQDFRRLCVRRSNEEATLAEVIAESFMHSDGKDFAIEDYLDDMPAVRASVDEILDCIGSYDGILDLYVKLFTDFASLLNDNEKNMLKRKYEQNFDLPLPCRATDEVSDMSEDTEESEQTKADRAKLYEMLLKAPFE, from the coding sequence ATGTGTAGTAGTAGTGTGGTAAGATTGCGTGGCGAGCACGTTGATTTATGTACATTCAGGCGTGACACTGAGGCGATTTTAAAGTATACGGAATGGGTAAACAATCCTGACTTCAATTGCTTTATCGGCAAGAATAATGCGGTCGCCGGCTACGAAGAGGAAGAGAAATGGGCGAAAAGCGAGCGCGGCTTTATATTCAATATCACGGATAAGGATGGACTGTTGCTGGGGAACGCCACAATTAAGCAGCATAACAGAAACGCTTTTCTCGGCATCCTCATTGGGGAGTCAGAGCATTGGAACAAAGGGTATGGCACGGAGACAATCAAGCTGATGCTTGAATATTGTTTCGATGAGTTGAACTGTCACCGAGTGGGACTGACGCTCAACTCGGAGAATTCACGGGCTAAACATTGCTATGAAAAGGCTGGGCTTAAGGAATGTGGGCGAGATCATGAGTCACTGTGGAGTCACGGACACTGGCAGGACTTGGTTCGTATGGAAATCCTGGAGCAGGATTTCCGGCGGTTGTGTGTGCGTAGAAGCAACGAAGAGGCAACATTGGCCGAAGTGATTGCGGAGTCATTTATGCATTCGGACGGTAAGGATTTCGCAATAGAGGATTATTTGGATGATATGCCTGCTGTAAGAGCATCCGTTGACGAGATTCTTGACTGCATTGGTTCTTACGATGGCATATTGGATTTGTATGTTAAGCTGTTTACTGATTTTGCTTCGCTTCTTAACGACAATGAAAAGAATATGCTGAAGAGGAAATATGAACAGAATTTTGATCTGCCGCTTCCGTGTCGGGCTACTGATGAGGTTAGCGATATGTCGGAAGATACAGAAGAATCAGAACAAACAAAGGCTGATAGAGCCAAGCTGTATGAGATGCTGTTGAAAGCACCATTTGAATGA